One Rhodoluna sp. KAS3 DNA window includes the following coding sequences:
- a CDS encoding ABC transporter substrate-binding protein: MSSSKRFKTGLVALATATALLLAGCASATPTPSESPDALQTLTAGKLTIGTGEPAYEPWVVGDAPESGEGFEAAVAYAVAEELGFAASDVVWVRTTFDEAIAPGLKNFDFNLQQYSITDERKAAVDFSSPYYETTQTVITVEGSAAASATTVAELKGLQIGAATGTTSFAAIESVIKPTAGAKAFNSNDDAKAALEAGQIDALVVDLPTALYLTAVELTGGKIVGQLSGAAVGDQFGLVLDKDSPLTAAVTAAVDRLRANGKLQELADKWLADYAGAPVLK; this comes from the coding sequence ATGTCATCATCAAAGCGTTTCAAGACCGGGCTAGTTGCCCTGGCCACCGCCACCGCACTTCTACTTGCCGGCTGCGCATCAGCCACTCCAACCCCATCTGAGTCACCAGACGCACTGCAGACCCTAACCGCTGGCAAGCTGACCATCGGCACCGGCGAGCCTGCCTATGAGCCATGGGTTGTTGGCGACGCCCCTGAGTCTGGCGAGGGCTTTGAAGCTGCAGTTGCTTATGCAGTTGCCGAAGAGCTTGGCTTTGCAGCCAGCGATGTTGTGTGGGTTCGCACCACTTTTGACGAGGCAATTGCCCCGGGCCTAAAGAACTTTGACTTTAACCTTCAGCAGTATTCAATCACCGATGAGCGCAAGGCTGCCGTGGACTTCTCGAGCCCATACTACGAGACCACCCAGACTGTGATCACCGTTGAGGGTTCAGCTGCTGCCAGCGCAACCACCGTTGCCGAGCTAAAGGGCCTTCAGATTGGTGCCGCCACCGGAACCACCAGCTTTGCTGCCATTGAGTCAGTGATCAAGCCAACCGCAGGCGCCAAGGCCTTCAACTCAAACGATGACGCCAAGGCTGCTCTAGAGGCCGGCCAGATTGACGCACTTGTTGTTGACCTTCCAACGGCGCTTTACCTAACCGCAGTTGAGCTAACCGGCGGCAAGATTGTTGGCCAGCTTTCAGGTGCTGCCGTGGGCGACCAGTTTGGGCTAGTGCTAGACAAAGACAGCCCATTGACCGCCGCTGTTACCGCTGCCGTTGACCGCCTGCGCGCCAACGGCAAGTTGCAAGAGCTAGCCGACAAGTGGCTGGCAGATTATGCCGGAGCACCTGTGCTTAAGTAG
- a CDS encoding amino acid ABC transporter permease: protein MTSQYQPSEAELARRVYRASKKRRSTLVSFISTLVFASVAWFALVNTPGWERVSTSFFDWNTAVAAFPRVIEGLWLNLRVLVFAVIGVLIFGLLLAILRTLRNPVFFPLRIFARGYVDFFRGLPLIIVLYIVGFGIPGLRLEFLGRIPAEVLGTVALILTYSAYVSEVFRAGIESIHPSQRLAARSLGLSYSKTMRLVVLPQAVRRVAPPLMNDFVALQKDVGLISILGAVDAVRGAQIEVAKYANFTPYVVAGLLFVLLAIPSVRFADRISQKYAQREQAGSAL, encoded by the coding sequence ATGACCAGCCAATACCAGCCCTCCGAGGCTGAACTTGCACGACGGGTTTATCGCGCCAGCAAAAAGCGCCGTTCAACCCTGGTGTCATTTATCAGCACCCTGGTTTTTGCCTCGGTGGCCTGGTTTGCGCTGGTCAACACACCCGGATGGGAGCGAGTCTCAACCTCGTTCTTCGACTGGAACACCGCAGTCGCAGCCTTCCCTCGAGTCATCGAGGGACTCTGGCTAAACCTTCGGGTGCTGGTATTTGCGGTTATCGGTGTGCTGATTTTTGGCCTTCTGCTGGCCATCCTGCGCACACTGCGCAACCCGGTGTTTTTTCCGCTGCGCATCTTTGCCCGCGGTTACGTTGACTTCTTTAGAGGTCTGCCGCTGATCATTGTGCTCTACATCGTTGGCTTCGGAATCCCTGGTTTACGCCTTGAATTCTTGGGGCGCATTCCGGCCGAGGTGCTGGGCACGGTTGCCCTGATTCTCACCTACTCGGCCTATGTGTCTGAGGTGTTTAGAGCGGGCATCGAGAGCATTCACCCATCGCAGCGTTTGGCCGCCAGATCACTCGGCCTCAGCTATTCAAAGACTATGCGCCTGGTGGTTTTGCCACAGGCGGTTAGGCGCGTTGCCCCGCCACTGATGAACGACTTTGTGGCGCTGCAAAAAGACGTTGGCCTGATATCGATTCTTGGTGCAGTTGATGCTGTTCGCGGCGCCCAGATTGAGGTGGCCAAGTACGCCAACTTCACGCCTTATGTTGTTGCCGGTCTGTTGTTTGTTTTGCTGGCAATTCCATCGGTGCGCTTTGCCGACCGGATTAGCCAAAAGTATGCTCAGCGAGAGCAAGCCGGGAGTGCCCTGTGA
- a CDS encoding amino acid ABC transporter ATP-binding protein has protein sequence MTSENLNQPDAHSQIDWSNPRLKVRNLRKQYDERVILNGVDLEIYPGQIVALIGSSGSGKSTMLRCINLIEEISDGQIWLEGRDISVAGIDQDEVRRDVGMVFQSYNLFAHLSILDNITLALRHVQGKTKAEADAIAMQWLSRIGLADKASSFPDKLSGGQQQRTAIVRAVALNPKLLLLDEVTSALDPELVGEVLELIRDLKNSGTTIIMATHEMSFARDVADWVVFLDQGAIVEEGEAAEFFANPKQQRTKEFLTRLQIL, from the coding sequence GTGACCTCAGAAAACCTGAACCAGCCTGATGCCCATAGCCAGATTGACTGGTCAAACCCTCGGCTAAAAGTGCGCAATTTGCGTAAGCAATATGACGAGCGCGTGATTTTGAACGGTGTTGACCTCGAAATTTATCCGGGTCAAATTGTGGCCCTGATTGGGTCTTCGGGCTCGGGCAAATCAACCATGCTGCGCTGCATCAACCTGATTGAAGAAATCAGTGATGGGCAAATTTGGCTTGAGGGGCGCGACATCAGTGTGGCCGGCATTGACCAAGATGAAGTGCGCCGCGATGTTGGCATGGTTTTTCAGTCATACAACCTATTTGCGCACCTAAGCATTCTGGACAACATCACGCTGGCCCTGCGCCACGTTCAGGGCAAGACCAAAGCTGAGGCAGATGCAATTGCTATGCAGTGGCTCTCGCGAATTGGCCTAGCCGATAAGGCAAGTTCTTTTCCGGACAAACTCTCGGGTGGCCAGCAGCAGCGCACGGCAATTGTTCGGGCCGTGGCTCTAAACCCAAAGCTGTTGCTGCTTGATGAGGTAACCAGCGCCCTTGACCCTGAGCTGGTTGGCGAGGTACTTGAGCTGATTCGCGACCTAAAGAACTCGGGCACCACCATCATCATGGCAACTCACGAAATGTCTTTTGCCCGCGATGTTGCCGACTGGGTGGTCTTTTTAGATCAGGGCGCGATTGTTGAAGAGGGCGAGGCCGCGGAGTTTTTTGCCAACCCAAAGCAGCAGCGCACTAAAGAGTTTTTGACCCGCCTGCAGATTTTGTAA
- the ahcY gene encoding adenosylhomocysteinase: MSHRGITSTNFSIADLALAQTGRHQISLAQNEMPGLMAIRAEYAQSQPLAGARISVSLSITVQTAVLVETLVALGARVRLASCNIFSSQDEAAAALVVGSGTSESPAGISVFGWKGESSKEFWWCLDQILDWSNYPDADGNTHPGPTSIIDDGGDLIYLVHQGIEFEKSGVLHRQNSWIESEHEIVRELLAASQSKNPNRFATLVSQVIGASEETTTGIQRLEELSRKGELKFPVINVNDAVTKSKFDNKYGIRHSLVDGLNRATDVLIGGKVAFVAGYGDVGKGCAEALAGQGARVIIGEIDPICALQAAMDGYQVAQLEEVIEQLDFVITATGNIDIVRPEHFLKLKNLAILANVGHFDNEIDMHGLEALEGAQKIQIKPLVDQWSLPNGRSILVLSEGRVMNLGNATGHPSFVMSASFTNQAMAQIELAQNAANLEPRVHLIGKLADEKVARLHLPALGVSLTKLSERQAGYISVPVEGPYKPDQYRY; the protein is encoded by the coding sequence GTGAGTCACCGCGGCATTACTTCAACAAACTTTTCAATCGCAGATCTTGCCCTGGCCCAGACCGGCCGCCACCAAATTAGCCTGGCCCAAAACGAGATGCCAGGCCTCATGGCCATCCGTGCCGAATACGCCCAAAGCCAGCCTCTAGCCGGTGCCCGCATTTCGGTATCGCTGTCAATCACCGTACAAACCGCAGTTTTGGTCGAGACACTGGTGGCCCTGGGTGCCCGCGTGCGCTTGGCCAGCTGCAACATTTTTTCTAGCCAGGATGAAGCTGCCGCTGCACTGGTTGTCGGCAGCGGAACCTCTGAGTCTCCGGCCGGAATTTCAGTCTTTGGCTGGAAGGGCGAGAGTTCAAAAGAGTTTTGGTGGTGCCTCGACCAGATTCTGGATTGGTCAAATTACCCAGACGCCGATGGCAACACCCACCCGGGGCCAACCAGCATTATCGATGATGGCGGCGACCTAATCTACCTAGTGCACCAAGGCATTGAGTTTGAAAAGTCTGGGGTTTTGCATAGGCAAAATTCATGGATTGAGTCTGAGCACGAAATTGTGCGCGAACTACTTGCCGCCTCGCAAAGCAAAAACCCGAACCGCTTTGCCACCCTGGTTAGCCAGGTAATCGGTGCCAGTGAAGAAACCACCACCGGCATTCAGCGCCTTGAAGAACTCTCGCGCAAGGGTGAGCTCAAGTTTCCGGTGATCAACGTCAACGACGCCGTCACCAAATCAAAGTTCGACAATAAATACGGCATTCGTCACTCGCTGGTCGACGGCCTAAACCGCGCAACCGATGTCCTTATCGGTGGAAAAGTTGCCTTTGTTGCCGGCTACGGAGACGTTGGCAAGGGTTGCGCCGAGGCGCTGGCAGGCCAGGGTGCCAGGGTAATCATCGGTGAAATTGACCCGATTTGCGCACTTCAGGCGGCCATGGACGGCTATCAGGTTGCCCAGCTCGAAGAGGTAATTGAGCAGCTGGACTTTGTGATCACCGCCACCGGAAACATTGACATTGTTAGGCCGGAGCACTTTTTGAAGCTCAAGAACCTGGCCATTTTGGCCAACGTTGGCCACTTCGATAACGAGATCGACATGCACGGTCTCGAAGCACTCGAAGGTGCCCAGAAGATTCAGATCAAACCGCTGGTTGACCAGTGGAGTCTGCCAAACGGCCGCTCAATTTTGGTGCTCAGCGAAGGTCGCGTAATGAACCTTGGCAACGCAACGGGGCATCCGAGTTTTGTGATGAGCGCGTCTTTTACCAATCAGGCCATGGCCCAGATTGAGTTGGCGCAGAACGCTGCCAATCTTGAACCGCGGGTTCACCTAATTGGCAAGCTGGCCGATGAAAAGGTGGCGCGATTGCACCTGCCTGCCCTTGGGGTATCGCTGACCAAACTAAGTGAGCGCCAGGCTGGCTATATTTCGGTGCCGGTTGAGGGCCCATACAAGCCCGACCAATACCGCTACTAA
- a CDS encoding NYN domain-containing protein encodes MAHTQSPPAVYPPGFLLNEVLMPRMLVCVDGLNIFHALRDLDEDLLKIDLMALSKFIADGHGISEVRVQYFTAKIRHLGNSVKEAQHKYLAELRSSGVEVVLGEFRSQSQNCPHCETKFWKHQEKQTDVALATELVKGALNGKYEEILLFSADSDFLPAVQFVTQECPWITIRIVSTVAYLRPVYATLVRASQGQIRLSAELVSKFQFGSTI; translated from the coding sequence TTGGCTCACACCCAATCCCCCCCGGCGGTATATCCGCCGGGTTTTTTACTTAACGAGGTTCTAATGCCCCGCATGTTGGTTTGTGTTGACGGACTCAACATTTTTCATGCGCTTCGCGATTTGGACGAGGATCTTCTAAAAATCGATCTGATGGCCCTTTCGAAATTCATTGCTGATGGGCACGGAATTTCAGAAGTGCGAGTCCAATATTTCACAGCAAAAATCAGACATCTTGGCAACTCAGTCAAGGAAGCCCAGCATAAATATTTGGCCGAACTTCGATCATCCGGGGTAGAGGTTGTCCTTGGCGAATTTAGGAGCCAGTCTCAAAATTGTCCACATTGCGAGACCAAATTCTGGAAACATCAAGAGAAGCAGACAGATGTTGCTTTGGCTACAGAACTAGTCAAAGGTGCCTTGAACGGCAAATACGAAGAGATTCTCTTGTTTAGCGCGGACTCAGACTTCCTGCCAGCCGTCCAATTTGTAACCCAAGAATGCCCTTGGATCACAATTCGAATCGTCTCGACGGTGGCGTACTTGAGGCCTGTTTACGCAACTCTCGTAAGAGCAAGTCAGGGGCAAATAAGGCTCAGCGCTGAGTTGGTGTCTAAGTTCCAATTTGGCTCTACTATTTAG
- a CDS encoding TIGR00645 family protein has product MSKLSNVIERSIFWSRWLLAPLYLGLIGVLAVLAYKFVVEFIAMVQNVMLHDDHSFVLDLLALLDLVLMANLILIVLFAGYENFVSKIEVAERSVDRPYWMGSVDFSGLKIKLIGSLVAISVIELLKDFVELAEDTHAEVGQGTIWRIIIHLTFVVSGVLFAVMDWISDNRVIRKHESAMAHGSAGSSANI; this is encoded by the coding sequence ATGAGCAAGCTCTCAAACGTCATCGAACGCAGCATCTTTTGGTCACGCTGGCTACTAGCGCCGCTATACCTAGGGCTCATCGGTGTATTGGCCGTACTGGCCTACAAGTTTGTTGTTGAGTTCATTGCCATGGTGCAAAACGTGATGCTGCACGATGACCACAGTTTTGTACTTGATCTGTTGGCGCTGCTTGACCTGGTGCTGATGGCCAACCTGATTTTGATTGTGCTGTTTGCGGGCTACGAGAACTTTGTTTCGAAGATTGAGGTTGCTGAGCGCTCGGTCGACCGCCCTTACTGGATGGGGTCGGTTGACTTCTCTGGTTTGAAGATCAAGCTGATCGGCTCGTTGGTGGCCATCTCAGTTATCGAGCTGCTGAAGGACTTTGTTGAGCTGGCCGAAGACACCCATGCCGAGGTTGGCCAGGGCACGATTTGGCGCATCATCATTCACCTGACCTTTGTGGTTTCTGGTGTGCTGTTTGCGGTGATGGACTGGATTAGCGATAACCGCGTGATTCGCAAGCACGAAAGCGCGATGGCTCACGGCAGTGCGGGCAGTTCGGCCAACATCTAA
- a CDS encoding inositol monophosphatase family protein, with product MNPDYLEELLGCALTAANAGAAELLKRFGGPLDIQSKTSAEDKVTDADLASENVVRGVIAELRPNDTISGEELAEQVGANAAVRWSIDPLDGTVNYTRGIPYFATSVGAQDLTTGLWVAGAVVAPALNTTYYAKRGGGAWVIRNGVTTQIFGPPKDRMTKILATGFSYSAVERAAQFEKLDQMMPEFVDIRRMGSAALDACMVADGTVDVYYEKHIKEHDWAAALLIAEEAGQTVKRPDYVGDFGSVNL from the coding sequence ATGAACCCTGATTATTTAGAAGAGCTGCTTGGTTGCGCTTTGACAGCAGCCAACGCTGGCGCCGCCGAACTTTTGAAGCGCTTTGGCGGACCGCTTGATATTCAGTCCAAGACCTCTGCCGAAGACAAAGTCACCGATGCCGATCTGGCCTCAGAAAATGTGGTTCGCGGCGTAATTGCGGAGCTGCGCCCAAACGACACCATCAGTGGTGAAGAACTTGCCGAGCAGGTAGGTGCCAACGCGGCGGTGCGCTGGAGCATTGACCCGCTCGACGGAACGGTCAACTACACCCGCGGTATTCCATACTTTGCCACCTCAGTTGGCGCGCAAGACCTAACCACAGGCCTGTGGGTTGCCGGCGCGGTTGTGGCGCCCGCCCTAAACACCACCTACTACGCAAAACGCGGCGGTGGCGCCTGGGTTATTCGCAACGGCGTAACCACCCAGATTTTTGGCCCGCCAAAAGACCGGATGACCAAAATCTTGGCCACCGGCTTTTCATACTCAGCCGTTGAGCGCGCTGCTCAGTTTGAAAAACTTGACCAGATGATGCCTGAGTTTGTTGACATTCGCCGCATGGGATCAGCAGCGCTGGATGCCTGTATGGTTGCTGACGGCACGGTTGATGTTTATTACGAGAAGCACATCAAAGAACACGACTGGGCAGCTGCCCTGTTGATTGCAGAAGAAGCCGGCCAGACCGTCAAGCGCCCAGATTACGTTGGCGACTTTGGCTCAGTTAACCTCTAG
- a CDS encoding serine hydrolase domain-containing protein: MLITPKFETVAELFFAQGKELEKSTDGAFAGGSSMAIYQDGELALDIWQGQAKPGQDWQSNTASVIFSCTKGLVSIIANQLIERGLLDPEARVAYYWPEFAAAGKSEIPVKWLLQHRSGLSAVRRDLNIDEFLDGHTVVDELAAQEPLWAPGTGYQYHAGTFGHLIGELVRRITGETIGQYLQNHIAGPLNVDAWIGLPADKLGQVAPLITDGKRASGNPLPGTPNYWIEKAMTFGNAFTAEVAGDGTGFNDPRVLQSEFAGAGGVASAKALAKIYSACVTETDGVRLLSDETLKVAAEITVTGPTVWGEPGPWPNRGLGFMLDTPGFRDMLSPTSFGHDGLGGQIACGDFGLDVGVAYTSSYIHSGPEEQNWQQAAIREVKRILAQ; this comes from the coding sequence ATGTTGATTACACCGAAGTTTGAAACAGTTGCCGAGTTGTTCTTTGCCCAGGGCAAAGAGCTCGAAAAATCCACCGATGGCGCCTTTGCCGGAGGTTCATCCATGGCAATTTATCAAGACGGTGAGCTGGCCCTAGACATCTGGCAGGGTCAGGCAAAACCTGGGCAAGACTGGCAATCAAACACCGCATCGGTGATTTTCTCTTGCACCAAGGGCCTGGTATCAATAATTGCCAACCAGCTGATTGAGCGCGGGCTGCTTGACCCAGAAGCGCGCGTGGCCTACTACTGGCCAGAGTTTGCCGCGGCTGGCAAGAGTGAGATTCCGGTCAAGTGGTTGCTTCAGCACCGCTCCGGCCTTTCGGCTGTTCGCCGCGATTTAAACATCGATGAATTTCTAGACGGCCACACCGTGGTTGACGAGCTTGCCGCCCAAGAGCCACTGTGGGCACCCGGCACCGGATACCAGTATCACGCCGGCACTTTTGGTCACTTGATTGGTGAACTGGTTCGCCGCATTACCGGCGAGACTATCGGTCAGTACCTGCAGAACCACATTGCCGGCCCCCTCAATGTTGACGCCTGGATTGGTCTGCCGGCCGACAAACTAGGGCAGGTTGCGCCGCTAATTACCGACGGCAAGCGTGCCTCTGGCAACCCGCTGCCTGGCACCCCAAACTATTGGATCGAAAAGGCCATGACTTTTGGCAACGCCTTCACCGCCGAGGTTGCTGGCGATGGTACCGGGTTCAACGACCCTCGAGTTTTGCAGTCTGAGTTTGCCGGCGCCGGTGGCGTTGCCAGCGCAAAGGCCTTGGCCAAGATTTACTCGGCTTGTGTTACCGAAACCGATGGCGTGCGATTGCTGAGTGATGAAACCCTAAAAGTTGCCGCAGAGATTACCGTGACCGGCCCAACTGTTTGGGGCGAGCCAGGCCCGTGGCCAAACCGCGGACTCGGATTCATGCTCGACACCCCTGGCTTCAGAGACATGCTCTCGCCTACCTCATTCGGTCACGACGGCCTCGGCGGGCAGATTGCCTGCGGTGATTTCGGCCTAGATGTTGGCGTGGCCTACACCTCGAGTTACATTCACAGCGGGCCTGAAGAGCAGAATTGGCAGCAAGCGGCCATCCGTGAAGTCAAACGAATTTTGGCACAATAG